The window taaaacagaataaaccgaaaaccggcggtatataaaccgaaccgaagtaaatatggatttaaaatggtagttatattttactaaccgaaataccgaaaaccaaaaaaaactgaaccgaaaccgaaccgatatccggattgaacacccctagtaAGAGCACACAAGCCTTCCGCAAAGAGTTTCTCCGACGTCCACTTGTCTAACGTCTCCAGCCCTTCcaataatgttaaaaaaatttgcTCAACATTTCACCATCATCATTGCAATCTTTTTCAAAAACATGGCGACTTTCTCCGACTAGTTAGTAAAGAAActtatttaaaaactaaaatgggACTGTCTGGTGACTCTGGTCCCAAATCCAGTGTCAGGAGCTTGCTCCATTGACATTCTTGGGCTCAATTTTAGTCAAAAACAAAATCTCACTCCGTGTTGTAGTATAAAGCAGCAAGCTTCTCTTCCTTACTAACACAGGGCAGGCAGGCAGGCGCTTAAGCGGCCTAAATCGCTCTTTCCACAGTACATTCAACATAAGCATACATAAGACTAAAACTCCCAGCCTAAAACAGGTTCAGGATTAAATTAGAAAAAGCCGCTACATAACAATACAACAAGACAGGCTTAAAGGTAAGATAGTCGAAAGGGTTACACTTGAGGCCAGATTTGATTTCATCAGAGGAAGAAGCCTTTAAGAGGAGTGAACTTAGAGAGGATCTCTTCTTCACGCTTAAGTGCATTATCCTTCTTACATTCCCATTCATGCTTCTTCGAGTTAGCTGACTGAACTTCCtgcaccactttaggtatcgaGTTCGCCACCATCTTCTGCCCATAGCTAAGATCaaccttctctttctccttgcTCCCTGTGTACCGCTTCAGCTCATTCCTCCTAGCTTGAAGCTGTGAGATCTGGTCATCAATCTGGCGAATCGCCTCAGAGTTTTCATCTACTTCCATCTGTATACTCCCTAGTTTGTGCCTCAGATCGCTGTACTCGTATTTAAGCGACGCTACTTTAGCTTTGTTGAGCTCAAGCGCAGAGAAGAACACGTCTGCTTCTTCAATCACACTCTTGTTCTCCTGGAAGACTTCACTGAACTTTGAAATCTCTTCTATAAGCTTCAACCTCACTATCTCTTCAGCGGAGAGGTTTGGATCTTTCCTCAGCTTAGTTGCTAACGCTGCTATCTCCGCAGCGTCCTTGGAGCCAAACAAAGTGGGGAGGTCTTTCTCAAGGAGAGATGAGATCTTCATTCTAGCTTCAGCCCATTCGTACTCTCTCATTGGAGAGCTTGCAGTGACgagaacagaggaagaagactcTCTCGCAGCATCTTCTTGACTCTCATGAAGAAGGTTCTCAAGAGAGTTTAGGTAGCTGTCGAACTCTACAGGGTCAACATCGATAGGCTCGTGAGAGACCGCGAGGACACCGTTCATAGGAGAGACGTAGATGTGAGGGATagaaacatcttcttcttcctcaaagTTAGCTCTGCGTTTCTTTCTCCTACCACCACTAGTGTTTGGTTCACCTTCCTCGTTGAGGTTGTTTAAGTCCACAGCGCCACCGTTCTGGTGGTTTGCAGAGCGTCTTCCGGATTGACGAGATGGTTTTGGTTTGGTGGAGGATTGAGTTCCAGTGGCGGGAGTTGTggctcctttcttcttcttgttgccactacCTCGTGGAGTTGGTTTAGGTTTAGGTTCTTCCACAGGGTCATACGTAGGCATTGGATTCCTCTTCCTCTGACTGTACCTGGAGTTTCCTTCTTTAGCATTCTCATCATTAAGGGCAGCTTCAGTCTGTACTTCCTTCGGtgtctcttcaaaaagagatgcagcGTCAACTACAACAAATTGAAAAGTATTCTGAGTTGTTCAAACATGAACTTGATTTGCTGATCAAGAATAGCAGTATCTTACCTTTGTTGGCAGGCTGGAAGAGAGCAGGGATCTTCCAGCTAAACGACGCAAAGAACCCATCAGCATCCATACCAGGGAAACTCGTTTGGATGTAACGAGCGAGAGTGGGTTTGCTTGCGAAAGACTTTGGCACATTCTTCTGTTGAAGCCTCTGAGGGAGAATCAAGAACCTGTCTTGATGAAACCCAGTAGCAGTCACTCTCCTCCCAACTCTCCAAGTCCAAACATCACCAGAGCTTGGCCAATCAACAGGGGCGTAAGGCAGACCTTGACCAGTTGAAAACTGCGGGATAGCTGGAAGTTGGTTGAGATCGGTTTCCCCATGAGTGAAGGAGCTGTTGTGGTCTACGCTTCTCTTTCCATTTTCCTTGCGCTGAAAGGACTCTGGCTCTTCTCTGTTGAAACCGTTGTTCCAGAAGTCGTCCTTCTCTTGCTGAGTGGCGTGGAATGGGTCAGGTTCGGCTTCTCGGTAGGTTGAGAGTGGGACAGGTTCAGTGTCTTGGTAGGTACTGACTGGGACTGGTTCGGCATCAAACCTGCATGTAAAGTAGCTGAAGATAAGTGTGATAAAAACAAGCACATGGCTCTAAATCAAGCAGACCTCAAAAAAACCACACATAATTAGCCTTCTCAAACTATATATGATAAGGAACAAATCTACTATAGAGACTCTctagacacacacacacacacaatcgGTCAACCctaaagacacaacctttctaTTTGTAGCAGCATTTAGTATAAAAACCCTAACTTTTGCTCAATCCCAAGTTTCACAACATTCTCAGAGACAACATTGTTCAACAGACTATAATCTTTGATAGTCTAAACACAATAACGGAATtgttatagatagatagatatttGGTCTAAAAGAGGGAGACTGGTTTAAATTTCCGACATAACTCAGTACAAGATTCTTGTTTGTTCAAGGAACTAGCTCAGAGATTTACATACAAGagataacaaaacaaagaaaaaacagaacCGCTAATTATAAGTTGGTTATAAAGAAGAGAATTACCCAGGAGGAGTTTGACCGATCTGTTGTTGATGAATATCAATCGAAGAATAAAACGGAGCAGACATGCCCAcctctaaaccctaatttcctTCCTGCACAAGAGATACACCCAACccagttaagaaaaaaaagaaaattcagaATGAAAATTTACGATGGAAGCATGAAAGTTAAGAGCTTTGTGTGGTTGTAAAGAAGAACGTACGTTTTTTAGAGGCAGATCTAAAGCTTATCTCGGTCTCTCTGTCTCCGTTTCCTCTGATTTATCTTTTCACCATGGAGAGGAGAGATGTGGTTTAGTCTTCAAACTGAACTGCAACTAATAATCAAGGGGAATTGACAATTATGCCATTGATGTGGGTTCTGTCCTTTTCTCGAAAGTGAAAAAAATCTTTGCCTTTGATGTCAACTATGGTAAGGCATTGCACCCAGTTTCTTTGGTCAGGTTTTCAAGTCTTCTGTTTGTACCGTTTCTAGTGCCAAAGACAAaagtcttttttcttttttttagaaaaagatACAACGAAGAAAACTTTATagctttattaaaaataaataaacgaaACCATTTTTTGCTGAATGGGTGTGTAAATAGATGAGTTATATGAATATGGATCATTATGGGTTAATTAATATGCCATTTctttgaaggaaaaaaaaaacaaaaaataggCCATTTTCTTGTCCAGTCAGATGATGATAAATGCTATAGGTATCATCCAAAAATACAAGACGTTCTATTAGTTTCAGATTTGTTTCCAAAATTTATAAGAATTATTAGTTGGCCAGAGAGAGtatttagttcttttttttctatatagATCTATGCATATTTAGAATAAGTATATTCAAACACCTTCAATGGCTATAATGTTATAGAAAAATAACGTAAAAATCATGATGAAGAAAGAGAGTTGTTATTCATACACAAACACAACTCTAGATAATACAAACCTAATTTCATTATCCCTTCTTACCACCATCGGTGATCCACTGCTGAGCTTCTTTCTGGTGAGAATCAGCTGAGAGATCCATCTCTTGCGCTTTCTTCCGATCCCTTATCTGAAGATTCTTCTGTCTTAAAAAATTCAAGTGAATCAGCTGCATACTAGGTGAATGTCTTACATATTCCACATTCTGGATGATGAATCAACGTGTACTTGAGTTCTTCAACACGGCATATGGCATGCATGTGGATGATTTGTTTGATGCTTATTTCTTTTTTAGAGTCCACCAGCCACTTCTCTTCCAGAAAGTTTAACTGTTCCAGTTTGGATGGTCTTTTAAGACATTTAAACCCGCCTTAACTCTGTACTAGGAATGATGCATACTGATTTAGTATTCGGAGAATCCATGCTCAcagattaacaaaaaaaaagtagtttgTGTGTGAAGCCAAGGTCAAGGTTGAAATTGAGTTGGATAAAACACACTATAAAAATGTTGTAGATGATAAAAAGgataatatatattacattctAGATAAGAATTTACTTGAAATCTTCAGAGGTTCATGTCCATGATCTTGCCTCCAAGTTATTTCTACATATTCCACCATTGAGGCTGTCCTAGCTGAGGTATATGTGTCCTCTAATTATTTAGTTGCTTCAGAAAATGACACTACTGTCATCTCAAGTTTAGTCTGTCATCTCAAATTTAGTCtctttttttggatcaaatttAGAGGACACATATACCTCATGATAAATATTGCCATCTTCCATCAATTTTATGGCAATATTGATCAATTTTTATGGCAATATTGATCAATTGATAGAAGACAATATTGATCAATTTACAGAGATGGAAGATGGCAATATTGATAGAAGTTATGACCATGAGCGCAATTGATAGAAGTTATCGATTGTCTCTGTCTCTTTTCATATTTCAGTTCATGTATCTAGTGAGTCTAATCTGACTCCAAAAATAGTCAACCATGTGTATAATGCCTCCTTTGATGATTCAGTAATTACATGAGTAAACTCAACTATAGTCTTACATGCCTTGACAACAAAACAATCAAACGACTGACTTGGATATCACAAGCAAGCAACAATAGGAGTAAAGAGGATTTGGAACTCGTCAAAGAGCATCAAAAGAAACACGGGAACCATTGGAAAACTCTTGCGGATGCGATGGGAACCAGATGGTGCGTCATATCGGTTTACCTGGAACCAAAACTGTTTATCAGAATTACGAATGCTTACATTTCAAGTAAACATAAACTTGGATTCATATATTCTATAATGTCtgattaattttcatatttgtatCATACATTATACAAAAAGGACGATCAAATAGTCCACCCAAACTAATTAATCCATTCAAACTGTAGATATCTTTGGCTTAATGATGACTCCCACGCAAACAGATCTCTTCATGAAGTATCATCAATTGTTCAGCTACCTAACCAATCACACGATCACAAATTAAGTTTACAAGTAAATAATcacaattttaaatataacaaatgaATATAGGGACCTCTTCAATGCTGCCATCTTCCATCTCTGTGTTGAAAGAAAGAAGCAAGCTCTCATGTAGAAAACTCTCTATCTCATCCACCGTTATCACTGCGCTCATCATGATCATAACTTATATCAATACCTCGACCATTTCAAGAATAATCTAAAGAAGGAAAATCAAATACGAACCATTTGTTTGAGACAAGAGATGAAAAAGATCGTGCGCAAGCTCTTGAGATTTCTCGAGAGAATCATGGCCTCCCCACTTATTCTTCACGGCCATCTGAAGCCCGCCCCACCGCGAAAGAAGCTCTCCGATGCCTCTCCGGAGATCAGAGTCCTCCTCGCAGGCCATAGGACGCACGTGCTTGTGATGATACGTGGCCGAGAGCACGTGAGCGTTGAACGTTTTTCCACCGGCTCCCATATCTCTGGCCGGAGAACCAAAAAGGGTAAAATCTTTCCGGCCGAAGACAAATGGTTCTTCCGCCTTATTGCTCCGTGTTTAGCGGAGAACAGATGCCGGAAGATTTTGCTTATGGGAACCCAAAGAGAAAGAAAATTGAAAAGTCTAATGAAACGTTGTGTTGTTGTATAGATGTTTTCCTAAAATGGAAAAGACCAAAAAAGGAGAGAGATCCGACAAGCTAGGGAGAGTTGTTTGAGTTTGCCAAACCgacaaatatttgttttttgactTCAGACATATTGGTTGACTTCTGTTTCAACCTTTTCTTGTTGTGATCTTGTCTTCAATCGGACAACGTGTCCGTTCCTGGACGACACACttgttaataatgttggaagATTGCAAGAATAGGTTATAGTagtgtcacaaaaaaaaaggttatagTAGTTCTCAATCGGTCTGATTCTTCATCTATGCTTTATCATCATGCTATAAACTTGGAAATTTGACACGTATATCCCATAGGCTTGTCATTGACAAGTGTCAAAGCCTTACAGTGTTGGTCCCACAACTCATGTGCCTCTTTTTAAACTCCCTTCTCTCAACAAGCTGTTGTAACTTGTAGCACACAAACAAAAGATCAGAGAGAGATGAGCCAACAAGAGCAACCACGTAGGCCACAAGAGCCGGTGAAATACGGCGACGTTTTCGAAGTCTCCGGGGAACTAGCAGATAAGACCGTAGCGCCTGAGGATGCAAACATGATGCAAGCAGCCGAGACGCGCGTCTTCGGACACACTCAAAAAGGCGGTACAGCCGCCGTCATGCAGTCTGCAGCCACTGCCAACAAACGTGGTGGCTTCGTCCAACAAGGTGACGCAACCGACGTCGCGGCTGAACATGGCGTCACCGTGGCGCAAACAGACGTCCCTGGTGCACGTGTCACTACAGAATTCGTCGGTGGACAGGTCACAAGGGATCATTTTCAggactattatatttttttttttcatttatcttATGTGACGATGAAGATTGTTTATTATTGTTAGGTCGTTGGACAATTCGTGGAGCCGATGCCTGTGGGGACTACTGCGGCTACAGACGCTGAAACGTTGGGATTGAATTTGCAAAGTGCGATAACAATAGGAGAAGCATTGGAGGCAGCTGTACAAACCGCTGGAAACAAACCGGTGGACCAGAGCGATGCAGCAGCGATCCAAGCGGCTGAGGTTAGAGCTTCTGGAACCAGCGTCATTGCTCCCGGTGGTATCGCTGCTTCAGCTCAATCCGCAGCGAATCACAATGCTACTGTGGACCGTGACGAGGAGAAAATCAAGCTCGTTGATGTTTTGGCGGTTAAACACCAATCTTCAAAACATTTTACAGCGTCTATGTTTCTTAAACAGTGTGTTAATGTTTTTTGAGGTGGATTTGTAGGGTGCTACGGGGAAGCTACAGGCGGATAAAGCTGTGACGAGGCAGGATGCAGAAGGTGTGGTGAGCGCTGAGCTGAGGAACAACCCTAACTTGACTACTCATCCAGGTGGTGTGGCTGCTTCTGTCACCGCTGCAGCTAGGCTTAACGAGAAGGCGGATATATGATAAAGATGGTTTTTAATAAAGCTTCTCTTGGGAAACTTGTgatgtaaaattatgttttggTTCTGTTGTTCAAAGATAATGTTAAAGGGTTCCGACTTTCATGTTGAAACTAAAGCTTGTCTATAACTCGAAATCTATATAAGCAAAAACTGATCTATAAATGGCACTTCTCCAGTCTACTGAGTTTTGCAACATGCCAAAACATTGTTCTCCAGAGAAACGTAGCAAAACACCATTAAAAGAAGATACAAAGAGTAAAGGGAGAAACTTTCACTGGCTGGAActggcagcagcagcagcagcagcgcCAACAAGAACACCTTGAGCATTACCTTCCTTTTTCTTATCACCTTCTTCCTTATTAGGATCATCCTGCTTCCTAAGCCTGATCTGATACTTAGCTTCAAACTCAGTcatatctttcttcttcttctccaacgtCTCGTAAAGCTTCCTCACAACCTCCTCGAGGCCTTCCTTGTTGCGCTGGACAGCAG is drawn from Brassica rapa cultivar Chiifu-401-42 chromosome A05, CAAS_Brap_v3.01, whole genome shotgun sequence and contains these coding sequences:
- the LOC103869032 gene encoding uncharacterized protein LOC103869032, whose amino-acid sequence is MSAPFYSSIDIHQQQIGQTPPGFDAEPVPVSTYQDTEPVPLSTYREAEPDPFHATQQEKDDFWNNGFNREEPESFQRKENGKRSVDHNSSFTHGETDLNQLPAIPQFSTGQGLPYAPVDWPSSGDVWTWRVGRRVTATGFHQDRFLILPQRLQQKNVPKSFASKPTLARYIQTSFPGMDADGFFASFSWKIPALFQPANKVDAASLFEETPKEVQTEAALNDENAKEGNSRYSQRKRNPMPTYDPVEEPKPKPTPRGSGNKKKKGATTPATGTQSSTKPKPSRQSGRRSANHQNGGAVDLNNLNEEGEPNTSGGRRKKRRANFEEEEDVSIPHIYVSPMNGVLAVSHEPIDVDPVEFDSYLNSLENLLHESQEDAARESSSSVLVTASSPMREYEWAEARMKISSLLEKDLPTLFGSKDAAEIAALATKLRKDPNLSAEEIVRLKLIEEISKFSEVFQENKSVIEEADVFFSALELNKAKVASLKYEYSDLRHKLGSIQMEVDENSEAIRQIDDQISQLQARRNELKRYTGSKEKEKVDLSYGQKMVANSIPKVVQEVQSANSKKHEWECKKDNALKREEEILSKFTPLKGFFL
- the LOC103869034 gene encoding pre-rRNA-processing protein TSR2 homolog; translation: MGAGGKTFNAHVLSATYHHKHVRPMACEEDSDLRRGIGELLSRWGGLQMAVKNKWGGHDSLEKSQELAHDLFHLLSQTNVITVDEIESFLHESLLLSFNTEMEDGSIEEVAEQLMILHEEICLRGSHH
- the LOC103869035 gene encoding late embryogenesis abundant protein 31, which produces MSQQEQPRRPQEPVKYGDVFEVSGELADKTVAPEDANMMQAAETRVFGHTQKGGTAAVMQSAATANKRGGFVQQGDATDVAAEHGVTVAQTDVPGARVTTEFVGGQVVGQFVEPMPVGTTAATDAETLGLNLQSAITIGEALEAAVQTAGNKPVDQSDAAAIQAAEVRASGTSVIAPGGIAASAQSAANHNATVDRDEEKIKLVDVLAGATGKLQADKAVTRQDAEGVVSAELRNNPNLTTHPGGVAASVTAAARLNEKADI
- the LOC103869036 gene encoding probable prefoldin subunit 2, with product MASVREPPNEQAVLNIYEAMRSELSQIYSNITDLEMQVSEHSLVINAIQPLDQSRKCFRMIGGVLVERTVREVLPAVQRNKEGLEEVVRKLYETLEKKKKDMTEFEAKYQIRLRKQDDPNKEEGDKKKEGNAQGVLVGAAAAAAASSSQ